A single uncultured Acetobacterium sp. DNA region contains:
- a CDS encoding sigma-70 family RNA polymerase sigma factor, with product MSNEELVMAFRNGDKSALDQIIENNQGLIHHFVNQYYNLTEISYLERDDLVQLGNIGLIEAAKGFDPDYDVKFSTYAGVAIKGHISRGLRFSSPWEKRSDRESDLCHVISAHELIPGADETTYIDLIEDPSALNAFHLVNEEVDRLILREDLFRMLDRVFNPEDKEKNALILNYGLNGQEYTLKEIACLYDVSPERARQWTAKGLRKIRSSVTGKELMSKYRDEYVRNTLLPKLLNYAQRNHCLYTQTLGDLEGLGSIDYFLDMLMR from the coding sequence ATGTCGAATGAAGAATTGGTTATGGCTTTTCGTAATGGGGACAAATCAGCACTGGATCAAATCATTGAAAATAACCAGGGCCTTATCCATCATTTTGTTAATCAATACTATAATCTCACTGAAATATCGTATCTTGAACGTGATGATCTTGTTCAATTGGGGAATATTGGCTTGATTGAAGCTGCTAAAGGGTTTGATCCTGATTATGATGTCAAATTCTCCACTTATGCCGGTGTGGCCATTAAAGGGCACATCTCCAGAGGCTTGAGGTTCTCCTCTCCCTGGGAGAAGAGGAGCGACCGGGAAAGTGACCTATGTCATGTAATCAGCGCTCATGAGTTGATCCCTGGAGCTGATGAAACAACCTACATTGATTTAATAGAAGATCCATCTGCCTTAAATGCCTTTCATCTGGTCAATGAGGAGGTTGACCGGTTGATTTTACGTGAAGACCTCTTCCGTATGCTGGACCGTGTTTTCAATCCTGAAGATAAAGAAAAGAATGCCCTAATTTTAAATTATGGTTTAAATGGACAAGAATACACTTTGAAAGAAATAGCCTGCTTATATGACGTTTCACCGGAGAGGGCCCGGCAATGGACGGCTAAGGGATTGCGAAAAATCAGGTCATCCGTTACTGGTAAGGAATTGATGTCCAAATACAGGGATGAGTATGTTCGCAACACTCTTCTCCCTAAGCTTCTGAATTACGCCCAAAGGAATCATTGCCTTTATACTCAAACTTTGGGAGATCTGGAAGGGCTGGGATCAATTGATTATTTCCTTGATATGCTCATGCGGTAA
- a CDS encoding sodium:proton antiporter: protein MAGNVVELANNMMRISAIIFILGIVLTRVSEKIYIPDVVLYIAAGIIAGPAVLNIIDFSEYAVVNQVILAFGAAYILFDGGREISFKVLNEVKVSIGLLSTVGVLISAAVTGFFAWQILHIDFIYALLLGAVIASTDPSVLVPLFKNMNISPKLKQTIISESAFNDAAGAIITFAILGIAAGGSFSGGGSMLDLLKTAGGGVIVGYIGNLLVCEGKFGVCRGFTAEMAIASVLGAYIISDAIGVSGFMAAFTVGMICGNKSMFNLKAVEEHHESHEKFKDITISLIRMLIFTLLGVQMNFEIIAQYWGASLLVILAFVFLARPISVLLTVPFDRKAKWNIKEIAYLCWTRETGVIPAALAGMLITMSIPNAELISAVTSMAIIITLTFQASTAKYLASVLKLEIIPD from the coding sequence ATGGCCGGAAATGTTGTAGAGTTAGCAAATAATATGATGAGAATTTCGGCAATCATTTTTATTCTGGGAATTGTTTTGACCCGAGTTAGTGAAAAAATTTATATCCCTGATGTCGTTTTGTACATTGCGGCAGGAATTATTGCGGGCCCAGCAGTTTTGAATATCATTGATTTCAGTGAATATGCAGTAGTCAATCAGGTCATTCTGGCATTTGGAGCTGCGTATATTCTATTTGATGGTGGCAGAGAAATATCTTTTAAGGTTTTGAACGAAGTAAAGGTAAGTATTGGGCTGCTGTCAACGGTAGGGGTACTTATTTCGGCGGCTGTAACAGGTTTCTTTGCCTGGCAGATATTGCACATCGATTTTATCTATGCATTGCTGCTGGGGGCGGTAATCGCATCAACAGATCCGTCTGTTTTGGTTCCACTATTTAAAAACATGAATATCAGTCCTAAATTGAAGCAGACGATCATATCAGAATCTGCATTTAATGATGCGGCTGGAGCGATCATTACTTTTGCCATCTTGGGAATAGCGGCCGGTGGCAGTTTTTCGGGTGGCGGAAGTATGCTAGATCTCTTAAAGACGGCCGGTGGAGGTGTGATTGTCGGTTACATTGGAAACTTGCTAGTTTGTGAAGGCAAATTCGGTGTCTGTCGAGGATTTACCGCCGAAATGGCAATCGCTTCAGTTTTAGGTGCTTATATTATTTCAGATGCGATTGGTGTCAGTGGATTTATGGCAGCATTTACTGTTGGTATGATCTGTGGAAATAAGAGCATGTTTAATCTAAAAGCAGTGGAAGAACATCATGAATCACATGAAAAATTTAAGGACATAACTATTTCTTTAATCAGGATGCTGATTTTCACGTTACTGGGAGTACAGATGAATTTTGAGATCATCGCCCAATACTGGGGTGCCTCTTTGCTGGTTATTCTAGCCTTTGTATTCCTGGCCAGACCAATTTCGGTGCTACTCACGGTTCCATTTGACCGAAAAGCGAAGTGGAATATCAAAGAAATTGCATATTTATGCTGGACAAGAGAAACCGGGGTGATTCCGGCAGCATTAGCTGGAATGCTGATAACCATGAGTATTCCAAATGCTGAACTGATCTCAGCGGTAACATCAATGGCAATCATTATTACATTAACATTTCAGGCGAGTACCGCAAAATATTTAGCTAGTGTCCTAAAGCTTGAAATAATACCTGATTAA
- a CDS encoding DNA-deoxyinosine glycosylase encodes MIHTFEPVYDQKSKILILGTFPSVKSRESCFYYQHPQNRFWKVISALVGWPTPDTIEAEKTLLLENHIAVWDVIYSCDINGSSDSSIKNVVPNDLRALLNTSAIETIYANGGKAFELYNRYCFETTDKAIIKLPSTSPANANYSLEKLAACWGEAISL; translated from the coding sequence ATGATCCATACCTTTGAACCAGTATATGATCAGAAATCAAAAATATTGATCTTGGGGACATTCCCGTCAGTAAAATCAAGAGAAAGCTGTTTTTACTATCAGCATCCTCAAAACAGATTCTGGAAAGTCATCAGTGCTTTGGTGGGCTGGCCAACCCCTGATACCATTGAAGCAGAGAAAACCCTGCTGTTAGAAAACCATATCGCTGTTTGGGATGTGATTTATTCCTGTGATATTAATGGCTCAAGCGATAGTTCGATTAAAAATGTGGTGCCGAACGATCTTCGGGCGCTATTAAACACTAGTGCTATCGAAACCATTTATGCAAATGGTGGCAAGGCTTTTGAATTATATAACCGATACTGCTTTGAGACAACTGACAAAGCGATCATCAAGCTACCATCTACCAGTCCCGCTAATGCCAACTATTCATTGGAAAAACTGGCGGCATGTTGGGGTGAAGCGATTAGTTTATAA
- a CDS encoding type II toxin-antitoxin system RelE/ParE family toxin, which translates to MHKILFYKDPKGNEPVLDFIRELSRKNDKDSRVNLNKINDYIQMLSKYGTKIGEPYIKHLEGEIWEIRPLRNRIFFVAWVDGSYVLLHQFIKKSQKTPKREIEQAKRELAFLKESGEDNE; encoded by the coding sequence TTGCACAAAATACTTTTTTATAAAGACCCAAAAGGCAATGAGCCAGTATTGGATTTTATCAGAGAATTAAGCCGTAAAAACGACAAGGACAGCCGTGTTAATCTCAATAAGATCAATGATTACATTCAAATGCTCAGTAAATACGGTACAAAGATCGGTGAGCCATACATCAAGCATTTAGAGGGCGAAATCTGGGAGATCAGGCCCTTAAGAAATAGAATCTTTTTCGTCGCTTGGGTAGATGGTAGTTATGTATTGCTACACCAATTTATAAAGAAATCACAAAAGACCCCTAAGCGAGAAATTGAACAAGCCAAACGAGAATTGGCATTCTTAAAAGAAAGTGGTGAAGATAATGAATAA
- a CDS encoding metallophosphoesterase — MKTTKYFSLACLKIANSILGAYTSIQDGSKEMTIESNVLMSDELDNPPVNDKIQTILLKFSDELDPTSIADAVKLYRIDSAGNSVEEVCAVKIDLNDPKTIRINNKDITRFAQGEAYQLVIKSSLGSKTKASLGCDYVGYFATNIDFDLSGNPELNEGRTQIIIASDFHLGVDSSFAELEKNKQALVDFLTQVKAAPNVKELVIGGDLLDEWFLPMDYQMPDEKAAFFNQVAANNQAIVDGFNAIIKAGEIKVTYVPGNHDLLLTEADVARIFPGISQARAELQGLGTYVTGPNSEIVIEHGHKYNFFCTPDPISNRAITNDDTNILPPGYFFTRIATTCVIEGHPQSDNIFPEMIPNKEDPSQFNAYLYYETWKAILSVLPVKESFDDKVLKTNLDGFTENYSINDCIPQQDKETGFIDATLYHNIQDTWDERQNINGVTVKIPVSEAITRAAVPAFTDYQAKTQFFDLDASKRIVVFGHTHVADVIPMTNLDNHKTIYANSGTWIDNAQGYLTRTFVVITPPKAGSAIETVNLYQYSPDQTITQWTDGQAIRI; from the coding sequence ATGAAAACAACAAAGTATTTCAGTCTTGCGTGTTTAAAAATTGCCAATTCTATTCTGGGAGCCTATACATCCATTCAGGATGGCTCAAAAGAGATGACTATTGAGTCCAACGTGTTAATGTCAGACGAGCTGGATAACCCACCGGTAAATGATAAAATTCAAACCATTTTATTAAAATTTAGTGATGAGCTGGATCCGACGAGCATCGCTGATGCGGTGAAGCTGTATCGCATTGATAGTGCCGGGAATTCGGTGGAGGAAGTTTGTGCGGTAAAAATCGATCTCAACGATCCTAAAACCATCCGCATCAACAATAAGGATATCACCCGGTTTGCCCAGGGGGAAGCCTATCAGCTGGTGATAAAAAGCAGCCTGGGTTCAAAGACTAAGGCATCACTGGGTTGTGACTATGTGGGCTATTTTGCCACCAATATTGATTTTGATTTATCCGGAAACCCGGAGTTAAACGAGGGACGAACGCAGATTATTATCGCCAGTGATTTTCATTTGGGCGTGGATTCGTCTTTTGCCGAACTGGAAAAAAACAAACAGGCGCTGGTGGATTTTTTAACTCAGGTAAAGGCAGCTCCCAACGTGAAAGAGTTGGTCATCGGCGGCGACTTGCTGGATGAATGGTTTTTACCCATGGATTATCAGATGCCGGATGAAAAAGCAGCCTTCTTTAATCAGGTGGCAGCCAATAACCAGGCCATTGTGGACGGCTTTAATGCCATCATCAAGGCCGGGGAAATTAAGGTAACTTATGTACCCGGGAATCATGACCTACTGCTCACCGAGGCAGATGTGGCTCGGATTTTTCCGGGCATCAGTCAGGCCAGAGCGGAGCTGCAGGGTCTGGGCACCTATGTCACCGGTCCCAATTCAGAAATTGTCATTGAGCATGGCCACAAATATAATTTTTTCTGTACCCCTGATCCGATTTCGAACAGAGCGATCACAAACGATGATACAAATATCTTGCCACCGGGTTATTTCTTTACCCGAATCGCCACGACCTGTGTGATTGAAGGACATCCCCAATCGGATAATATTTTTCCGGAGATGATTCCCAATAAAGAAGACCCCAGTCAATTTAATGCCTATTTATATTACGAAACCTGGAAAGCCATTTTGTCGGTATTACCGGTCAAAGAAAGCTTTGATGACAAAGTTTTGAAAACCAATCTTGATGGTTTTACGGAGAATTATTCAATAAATGACTGTATTCCCCAACAAGATAAAGAAACAGGTTTCATTGATGCGACCTTATACCATAATATTCAGGATACCTGGGACGAGCGCCAGAACATCAATGGCGTAACGGTTAAAATCCCCGTCAGTGAAGCCATAACCCGGGCGGCAGTGCCAGCTTTTACCGATTATCAGGCTAAAACGCAGTTTTTTGATTTGGACGCTTCGAAACGGATTGTTGTTTTTGGACATACCCATGTGGCGGATGTTATTCCTATGACCAATCTTGACAATCATAAAACCATTTATGCCAACAGCGGAACCTGGATTGACAATGCCCAGGGTTATCTGACCCGAACCTTTGTTGTGATCACCCCGCCCAAAGCCGGTTCGGCCATTGAAACCGTCAATCTGTATCAGTATTCACCGGATCAGACCATTACCCAGTGGACTGACGGTCAGGCGATTCGCATTTAA
- a CDS encoding 3-isopropylmalate dehydratase large subunit, translated as MGKTIAEKIFDAHRVDEPFPDAHVLRLDRVFCHEITTPIAITDLMERGMDRVFDPTKIKAVIDHVTPAKDSKTAEQEKILRDWSRRHGIKDFFDVGRNGVCHAIFPEKGFVRPGFTIIMGDSHTCTHGAFGAFAAGTGTTDLEVGILKGVCAFHFPKTIKMIITGELKPGVYAKDLILFIIKELTVNGATNMVIEFTGPVVDTMSMESRMTLCNMAIEAGGTCGICYPDMTTVDYLWDHIKDEFASKEEALSEYSKWISDADADYEQICEFDISDLEPMMTFGYKPDQVKTVNEMSGTKVDQIYIGSCTNGRIEDLRIAASILKGKKISDDVRAIVSPASPDVYAKALKEGLIEIFHDAGFCVTNPTCGACLGMSNGVLADGEVCASTTNRNFNGRMGKGGTVHLMSPATAAATAIAGTITNSNLFKTSAGEKK; from the coding sequence ATGGGAAAAACAATTGCTGAAAAAATATTTGATGCGCATCGGGTCGATGAACCATTTCCGGATGCCCATGTACTGCGACTGGATCGGGTTTTTTGTCATGAAATCACCACCCCGATTGCCATCACAGATTTGATGGAACGGGGGATGGATCGGGTCTTTGATCCCACTAAAATCAAGGCGGTAATCGATCATGTCACCCCGGCCAAGGATTCAAAAACGGCGGAGCAGGAGAAAATTTTAAGAGATTGGTCAAGACGTCACGGTATCAAAGACTTTTTTGATGTCGGCAGAAATGGTGTCTGTCATGCCATTTTTCCGGAAAAAGGCTTTGTCCGACCGGGTTTTACTATCATCATGGGGGATTCCCACACCTGTACCCACGGCGCCTTCGGGGCTTTTGCCGCAGGTACCGGAACAACGGATCTGGAAGTCGGGATTTTAAAAGGGGTCTGCGCTTTTCATTTTCCGAAAACCATTAAAATGATAATAACAGGAGAACTAAAGCCGGGAGTTTATGCCAAGGATTTAATTCTCTTCATTATCAAAGAGTTAACTGTTAATGGTGCAACCAACATGGTCATTGAATTTACCGGCCCGGTGGTGGATACCATGTCAATGGAATCTCGGATGACTCTATGCAACATGGCCATTGAAGCCGGCGGCACCTGTGGGATCTGCTATCCCGACATGACCACCGTTGATTATTTATGGGATCATATCAAAGACGAATTCGCCAGTAAAGAGGAAGCCCTCAGCGAATATTCCAAGTGGATTTCCGATGCCGATGCTGATTATGAACAGATCTGCGAATTTGATATATCAGATCTGGAACCGATGATGACCTTCGGCTATAAACCGGATCAGGTTAAGACTGTTAATGAAATGAGCGGGACAAAAGTAGATCAGATCTATATCGGCAGCTGTACTAATGGCCGGATAGAAGACCTGCGAATCGCCGCTAGTATTTTAAAAGGTAAAAAAATCAGTGATGATGTCCGCGCCATCGTGAGCCCGGCATCACCGGATGTTTATGCCAAGGCATTAAAAGAAGGACTGATTGAGATTTTTCATGATGCCGGTTTTTGTGTGACCAATCCCACCTGCGGTGCCTGTCTGGGGATGAGTAATGGGGTCTTGGCTGATGGCGAAGTCTGCGCATCCACTACCAATCGTAATTTCAATGGCCGGATGGGCAAGGGTGGGACGGTTCATTTAATGAGTCCGGCCACTGCGGCTGCCACCGCGATTGCCGGAACCATCACGAATTCTAATTTATTTAAAACATCAGCAGGTGAGAAAAAATGA
- a CDS encoding 3-isopropylmalate dehydratase small subunit, producing MKTFNGKVLFLDRSDINTDEIIPAKYLTEITKEALKPFLLEDLFLEGFSTSDLLNKSIIVTRENFGCGSSREHAPWALEVNAINVVIAESFARIFRQNMYNCGMFAIELPKETINNLFEVYTNKEVSMSINVDNSTILIEADEKSETIAFKIGEFDKTLVKEGGWVGYADKHY from the coding sequence ATGAAGACATTTAATGGAAAAGTATTATTTTTAGACCGTAGTGACATCAATACCGACGAAATCATCCCGGCGAAATACCTGACCGAAATTACCAAAGAGGCGCTCAAGCCTTTTCTGCTGGAAGATTTATTTCTGGAAGGATTTAGCACCAGCGATCTTTTGAACAAATCGATAATTGTTACACGTGAGAATTTTGGCTGCGGCTCATCCCGGGAGCATGCACCCTGGGCTTTGGAAGTCAACGCAATCAATGTGGTTATTGCTGAAAGCTTTGCCCGCATCTTTAGACAGAACATGTACAATTGCGGGATGTTTGCCATTGAGTTGCCAAAAGAAACCATCAACAACCTCTTTGAAGTTTATACAAACAAGGAAGTGTCCATGAGCATCAATGTGGATAATTCTACCATCTTGATTGAGGCGGATGAGAAATCCGAAACCATTGCGTTTAAGATTGGGGAGTTTGATAAAACCTTAGTCAAAGAGGGCGGTTGGGTTGGTTATGCTGATAAACATTATTAA
- a CDS encoding L-serine ammonia-lyase, iron-sulfur-dependent, subunit alpha produces the protein MQELRQKIVAMQPLTIGEVVALASEYQARVVDVVLLESEIQTGLARAEILTKVIEEYDHNIRALEIGLEDGESILLGTVASQLNTIEGPKCFGDKMLDDALLFTLAAQVGNHCIGLRPCAGTGDSCPYAGFIKAMQVNGYDDQIVAEIAALILKIGSIFRVGKVTTGCNMEGFGAGSACIAAATAVLEGGTPEQMEKAMVLAMSPTIGVPCTPRVLVPALCTTHVGGAILMGMYAGRLCTKVEMAVNVPFDVMIAMASQVHVESGKHLVPTVVEYMEPFFKRKDSVESLVSEEVKAEEVRQMEETLAKANRLAKQMARETKSILNTYGDAVVGGSSQAVGSPTNAARIVNKLIKGTIKKVTIELYPELFKRRSINVPGILMGAVFGAATSDYAMYNQAIDKVKELGIEVEIIEGTEHAIQKITIETDAMTASVDTLNRGGGRLVLREAVPSTAEAIKIAGELGIQLVE, from the coding sequence ATGCAAGAATTGAGACAAAAAATCGTTGCGATGCAGCCCCTGACGATTGGGGAAGTTGTGGCACTTGCAAGCGAATATCAGGCTCGGGTGGTTGATGTGGTGCTCCTGGAAAGTGAGATCCAGACGGGACTCGCAAGAGCAGAAATCTTGACAAAGGTTATCGAAGAGTACGACCATAATATTAGGGCTCTGGAAATCGGACTGGAAGATGGCGAGAGTATCCTTCTGGGTACGGTCGCTTCGCAACTGAATACAATTGAGGGGCCAAAATGTTTTGGTGATAAAATGCTGGATGATGCCTTGCTGTTTACATTGGCAGCTCAGGTGGGCAATCATTGCATCGGTCTTCGACCCTGCGCTGGAACCGGGGACTCCTGTCCCTACGCCGGCTTTATTAAAGCCATGCAGGTCAACGGATATGATGATCAGATAGTGGCAGAGATTGCGGCTCTGATTCTGAAAATCGGCAGTATTTTTCGGGTTGGTAAGGTCACTACCGGCTGCAATATGGAAGGCTTCGGTGCCGGATCGGCTTGTATTGCAGCGGCAACTGCTGTTTTAGAAGGAGGTACTCCAGAACAGATGGAAAAAGCGATGGTGCTGGCGATGTCGCCGACCATTGGCGTTCCCTGTACGCCCCGGGTACTGGTGCCAGCCTTGTGTACAACCCATGTCGGTGGCGCTATCCTGATGGGAATGTATGCTGGTAGACTTTGTACAAAAGTTGAAATGGCAGTCAATGTACCATTTGATGTGATGATTGCCATGGCCAGTCAGGTTCATGTGGAATCCGGTAAGCACCTTGTACCGACAGTGGTTGAATACATGGAACCCTTTTTCAAACGAAAGGATTCAGTTGAATCACTGGTGTCAGAAGAAGTCAAAGCGGAAGAAGTCAGACAGATGGAGGAAACCCTGGCAAAGGCCAACCGATTGGCAAAACAGATGGCCAGAGAGACCAAGTCGATCTTAAATACCTATGGGGATGCCGTGGTTGGGGGAAGCAGCCAGGCAGTAGGTTCGCCCACCAATGCCGCCCGAATTGTCAATAAACTGATTAAGGGAACGATTAAAAAAGTCACCATCGAGCTGTATCCCGAGTTGTTTAAACGACGTTCCATCAATGTACCGGGGATCTTAATGGGTGCGGTATTCGGCGCGGCCACCTCAGACTATGCGATGTATAATCAGGCTATTGATAAGGTCAAGGAACTGGGGATTGAGGTTGAGATCATCGAGGGTACTGAGCATGCGATCCAGAAAATCACCATCGAAACCGATGCGATGACTGCTTCGGTGGATACCCTAAATCGCGGCGGCGGCCGGCTGGTGCTGCGGGAAGCCGTGCCTTCAACCGCCGAAGCGATTAAAATCGCTGGCGAACTGGGTATTCAGTTGGTCGAGTAA
- a CDS encoding helix-turn-helix transcriptional regulator → MNNKAIGSSWADVRKEIFTPEEILESDLRVALMGEIIKARHEKGISQKKLEELSGVKQPVIARMEKGTSDPKLTTMIKILESLGMTLAVVPIQEKRMHLKPPFKINIPENDDNRPISRS, encoded by the coding sequence ATGAATAATAAAGCAATTGGTAGTAGCTGGGCCGATGTCAGAAAAGAAATTTTCACACCTGAAGAAATTTTAGAATCTGATTTAAGGGTTGCACTCATGGGTGAAATCATTAAGGCACGCCATGAAAAAGGGATCAGCCAGAAAAAACTTGAAGAATTAAGCGGTGTCAAGCAGCCGGTAATTGCCAGGATGGAAAAAGGCACATCTGACCCCAAATTAACAACTATGATTAAAATCCTTGAATCTCTGGGGATGACTTTAGCGGTTGTGCCCATACAAGAAAAACGCATGCACCTTAAACCGCCATTTAAAATCAACATTCCCGAAAATGATGATAATCGCCCTATAAGCAGAAGTTAA
- a CDS encoding oxaloacetate decarboxylase codes for MNQAAKMRELLKTKKMVVAPGAHDGMTAKIIGRLGFDAVYMTGYGQSASHLGQPDVGLMTMTEMVARASSIVEAAGVPVIADADTGFGNAVNVMRTVREYEKAGVAVIQLEDQVMPKKCGHMIGREIIAMDEMVGKIKAAVDTRMNPDFMIMARTDARTIMGIEEAIKRGQAYKEAGADIVFIESPESVEEMKMITTQIDGYTLANMVEGGRTPLLKNQELEALGFNLTIYPTASIYVATKAMVDLWTALKNDDTTANVMDKMVTFAEFNDLIGLDAIREIERNYATGRK; via the coding sequence ATGAATCAAGCTGCAAAAATGAGAGAATTATTAAAAACAAAGAAAATGGTAGTGGCACCAGGAGCCCATGACGGGATGACGGCAAAGATAATTGGCCGGCTGGGGTTTGATGCGGTTTATATGACCGGATATGGACAATCGGCCAGTCATCTGGGGCAGCCTGATGTGGGACTGATGACCATGACTGAAATGGTGGCGCGGGCATCAAGCATCGTCGAAGCCGCCGGGGTACCGGTGATTGCCGATGCCGATACCGGTTTTGGTAATGCGGTTAATGTTATGCGTACCGTCCGGGAATATGAAAAAGCCGGGGTGGCGGTGATCCAGCTGGAAGATCAGGTGATGCCAAAGAAATGCGGTCATATGATCGGCCGTGAAATCATTGCCATGGATGAAATGGTGGGTAAGATTAAAGCGGCAGTGGATACCCGAATGAATCCGGATTTTATGATCATGGCACGAACCGATGCGCGCACCATCATGGGCATTGAAGAAGCCATCAAACGGGGACAGGCTTATAAAGAAGCCGGTGCGGACATTGTCTTTATCGAATCCCCTGAAAGCGTTGAAGAGATGAAAATGATCACGACTCAGATCGACGGCTATACCCTGGCAAACATGGTGGAGGGTGGAAGAACTCCCTTGTTAAAAAACCAGGAGCTGGAAGCGCTCGGATTTAATCTGACCATTTATCCCACCGCTTCAATTTACGTGGCCACAAAGGCGATGGTAGATTTATGGACGGCGCTGAAAAATGATGACACCACGGCCAATGTGATGGACAAGATGGTCACCTTTGCCGAGTTTAACGATTTAATCGGCCTGGATGCAATCCGGGAAATCGAAAGGAATTACGCAACCGGAAGAAAATAG
- a CDS encoding helix-turn-helix transcriptional regulator, protein MTIEQKIKMALGYKAISQAALARLIGMTPSNFNQKLKRDTFTTEELNAIAEALGGEYTFFFEFPDGTKI, encoded by the coding sequence ATGACTATTGAACAAAAAATAAAAATGGCCTTGGGATATAAAGCTATAAGTCAAGCTGCATTAGCTAGACTTATTGGAATGACTCCATCGAATTTTAATCAAAAACTAAAACGTGATACATTTACTACTGAAGAATTAAATGCTATTGCTGAAGCTCTTGGTGGGGAGTATACATTTTTCTTTGAGTTCCCAGATGGGACTAAGATTTAA
- a CDS encoding GGDEF domain-containing protein has protein sequence MKTFHSVIQSLNPYAAYDKAQAAILRKTLLCDNIKRLKIIGIIGSAVNLLLLVLYYLEDGFGGLTTIEAGLRIAWILASVIYILGIGSPHFPDAIKRKHFIFFYGATGLCLLFASLITAVLSVEQGSTFLYLINVLLIGSFLYLSFLEMSFIIAPSFLILVISIIFTPSSILMVQGNIVNVIASAAFAVVVAQTILVSKLKQLSNTQTILDHKKELEYLIDLDGLTRIPNRRKLESYYLSNPNISFALLMVDIDYFKNYNDTYGHLQGDQCLIQVAHCLSHYPYEGLTARYGGEEFVTLIKLDDLNDVTTLVEGIRVSIEAMQIKHEASSFGVVTVSIGYVVHATGETDLKNKDNLADSLESYILKADQALYQAKENGRNQIKLFEE, from the coding sequence ATGAAAACATTCCATTCGGTTATTCAATCACTCAATCCCTATGCCGCTTATGATAAAGCGCAAGCCGCAATTTTGCGAAAAACTTTATTGTGCGATAATATCAAACGCTTGAAGATTATTGGGATAATCGGTTCAGCGGTTAATCTGCTTTTGCTTGTTCTTTATTACTTAGAAGATGGCTTTGGGGGACTGACCACTATTGAGGCCGGATTGCGAATTGCTTGGATTCTAGCCAGCGTTATTTATATCTTAGGGATTGGCAGTCCTCATTTTCCCGATGCTATCAAAAGAAAACACTTTATTTTTTTCTATGGTGCCACCGGGCTCTGCCTGCTTTTTGCTAGTCTGATCACAGCCGTTTTATCCGTTGAGCAGGGCTCGACCTTTCTTTATCTTATCAATGTATTGCTGATTGGCAGTTTTTTATACCTTTCATTTCTGGAAATGAGCTTTATTATCGCCCCCAGTTTTTTGATTCTTGTCATTTCCATTATTTTTACCCCCAGTTCCATCCTGATGGTTCAGGGAAATATCGTCAATGTGATTGCCAGCGCGGCTTTTGCCGTTGTCGTTGCCCAGACAATATTAGTCTCAAAATTAAAACAGCTTTCCAACACCCAAACAATCCTTGATCATAAAAAAGAGCTGGAATATCTCATTGATCTGGATGGTCTGACCCGGATTCCCAACCGCCGAAAATTGGAAAGTTATTATTTAAGTAATCCCAATATATCTTTTGCACTGCTAATGGTCGATATTGATTATTTTAAGAACTACAATGACACCTACGGCCATTTGCAGGGAGACCAATGTTTGATTCAGGTTGCTCACTGCCTGTCCCACTATCCATATGAGGGACTGACCGCACGTTACGGTGGCGAAGAATTTGTCACCCTCATCAAACTGGACGATCTTAACGACGTTACAACCCTGGTTGAAGGCATCCGAGTATCTATTGAAGCCATGCAAATAAAACATGAAGCCTCTTCTTTTGGAGTTGTGACTGTCAGTATCGGTTATGTTGTTCACGCAACAGGCGAAACCGATCTGAAAAATAAAGACAATTTGGCTGACAGTCTCGAAAGCTATATTTTAAAAGCAGATCAGGCTTTGTATCAGGCCAAGGAAAACGGGCGTAACCAAATTAAGTTGTTTGAGGAATAA